A region from the Actinoplanes sp. OR16 genome encodes:
- a CDS encoding GNAT family N-acetyltransferase produces MLIATERLTLRRFRASDAPRLAEYRSDPDVARYQSWEAPFSLAAAEVAVRNFAASSPDVAGHFQYAAELSATGELAGDVYVRLHDNLKQAEIGFTVAAEHQRKGYGSEAVSGVLDRLFRRQGLHKVTGECDARNVASAALMERLGFRREGLLRQQTFIKGEWTDDLLYGLLSTEWGGD; encoded by the coding sequence GTGCTCATCGCTACCGAACGGCTCACGCTGCGACGATTCCGGGCGTCCGACGCGCCGCGGCTGGCGGAGTACCGGTCGGATCCGGATGTCGCTCGTTACCAGTCGTGGGAGGCGCCGTTCTCGCTCGCCGCAGCCGAGGTGGCGGTGCGGAACTTCGCTGCGAGCTCGCCGGACGTGGCGGGGCACTTCCAGTACGCCGCCGAGCTGTCCGCGACGGGGGAACTGGCAGGGGACGTCTACGTGCGGCTGCACGACAACCTCAAGCAGGCGGAGATCGGCTTCACGGTGGCTGCCGAGCACCAGCGCAAGGGGTACGGCTCCGAGGCCGTCAGCGGGGTTCTGGACCGGCTCTTCCGGCGGCAGGGACTGCACAAGGTCACCGGGGAGTGCGACGCGCGGAATGTGGCGTCGGCGGCGCTGATGGAGCGGCTCGGCTTCCGGCGGGAGGGGCTGCTGCGACAGCAGACGTTCATCAAGGGTGAGTGGACCGACGATCTGCTGTACGGCCTGCTGTCCACCGAGTGGGGTGGGGACTGA
- a CDS encoding LuxR family transcriptional regulator → MMPVTLVGRAAALDDLHNACARVREGREPVSVLVTGDQGTGKSSLVAEFLRTQEPIPVLSGAARVHSPAPYDWLAAVLADRDIRDIGVPGDALAWLKQDPDVPRERYTPDALLRLAVTAVRALVGGRPAVLVVEDLHALDPASLNLIAELASPGAALPALLLVTSRPPEAAVSPDLTSRTMARLAGGHGAVRRHLGALRQAEVGKILEMAYGEPPVPELIAAVWRRTEGNPYRVRELIAVEGADGPEALMTRRPDLTAREREVLGCLAAGMANKQIAAVLGISVRTVTVHVSNLLRKTGAGSRTEAALWAVRNGAVPHRVARDLQTASASSAG, encoded by the coding sequence ATGATGCCGGTGACACTTGTGGGTCGCGCTGCCGCGCTTGACGATCTCCACAACGCCTGCGCCCGGGTCCGCGAGGGCCGGGAACCGGTGAGCGTGCTGGTCACGGGCGATCAGGGCACCGGCAAGAGCAGTCTGGTGGCGGAATTCCTGAGGACCCAGGAGCCGATTCCGGTGCTGTCCGGCGCGGCGCGGGTGCATTCGCCGGCGCCCTACGACTGGCTGGCGGCGGTGCTGGCCGATCGTGACATTCGCGACATCGGCGTACCCGGGGACGCTCTCGCCTGGCTCAAACAGGATCCGGACGTCCCCCGCGAGCGGTACACGCCGGACGCGTTGCTGCGTCTCGCGGTGACGGCGGTGCGTGCGCTCGTGGGCGGCCGTCCGGCCGTACTGGTGGTGGAAGATCTTCATGCTCTCGACCCGGCGAGTCTGAATCTGATCGCGGAGCTGGCGTCGCCGGGTGCGGCTCTTCCCGCGCTGCTGCTGGTGACGAGCCGTCCTCCGGAGGCGGCCGTGTCCCCCGACCTCACGTCCCGGACGATGGCGCGCCTGGCGGGCGGTCACGGCGCGGTGCGGCGCCATCTGGGTGCTTTGCGTCAGGCCGAGGTGGGCAAGATCTTGGAGATGGCGTACGGCGAACCGCCCGTGCCGGAACTGATCGCGGCAGTCTGGCGACGCACCGAGGGCAATCCCTACCGGGTGCGCGAGCTGATCGCCGTGGAAGGCGCCGACGGTCCGGAGGCGCTGATGACCCGCCGGCCGGATCTGACCGCGCGCGAGCGGGAGGTGCTCGGCTGCCTCGCCGCGGGGATGGCGAACAAGCAGATCGCCGCCGTGCTGGGCATCTCGGTGCGGACCGTGACCGTGCACGTCTCCAATCTGCTGCGCAAGACCGGCGCCGGGTCCCGTACCGAGGCGGCGCTCTGGGCGGTCCGCAACGGCGCCGTACCACATCGGGTCGCACGTGATCTGCAGACCGCCTCGGCGTCGTCCGCGGGGTGA
- a CDS encoding PP2C family serine/threonine-protein phosphatase, with translation MTLAVRAVAATDQGLVRSNNEDAVFVGNRLFVVADGMGGLPAGELASDILVQTLSAVDSTPDTGEPLQDLIAALETANQRIEAAVADDDARDGMGTTVTALLLSGDRLAALNVGDSRCYLLRDGDFQQLTRDDTYVQALVDQGVLTPDDARRHPQRALVTQAVQGGPFRPAGRMIPARVGDRYLLCSDGLSDYVEDAMIAQTLREVADRKECAGTLVQRTLDNGAPDNVTVIVADVVEA, from the coding sequence ATGACGCTTGCTGTCCGGGCGGTCGCCGCCACTGATCAGGGCCTGGTCCGGTCCAACAACGAAGACGCCGTCTTCGTCGGAAATAGGCTGTTCGTGGTGGCGGACGGCATGGGCGGGCTCCCCGCCGGTGAGCTGGCGAGCGACATCCTGGTGCAGACGCTCAGCGCCGTCGACAGCACGCCGGACACCGGCGAGCCGCTGCAGGACCTGATCGCCGCGCTGGAGACCGCCAACCAGCGCATCGAGGCCGCCGTCGCCGACGACGACGCCCGCGACGGCATGGGCACCACCGTCACCGCGCTGCTGCTCTCCGGTGACCGGCTGGCCGCCCTCAACGTCGGCGACTCCCGCTGCTACCTCCTGCGCGACGGCGACTTCCAGCAGCTCACCCGGGACGACACCTACGTGCAGGCCCTCGTCGACCAGGGCGTGCTCACCCCGGACGACGCCCGCCGGCACCCGCAGCGCGCCCTCGTCACCCAGGCCGTGCAGGGCGGCCCGTTCCGCCCGGCCGGCCGGATGATCCCGGCCCGCGTCGGCGACCGGTACCTGCTCTGCAGCGACGGGTTGTCGGACTACGTCGAGGACGCGATGATCGCCCAGACGCTGCGCGAGGTGGCGGATCGCAAGGAGTGCGCGGGCACGCTGGTGCAGCGGACCTTGGACAACGGCGCTCCCGACAACGTGACCGTGATCGTCGCGGACGTGGTCGAGGCCTGA
- a CDS encoding IS256 family transposase has product MAADPSVNVAELLREHLQSASPDLLRAMVKTFADVLMSAEVDALCGAEYGERSTERTNSRNGYRHRDWDTRAGTVELAIPKLRSGSYFPDWLLQHRRRAEQALVSVVATSYLLGVSTRRVEKLVEQLGIKQLSKSQVSEMARHLDAQVEAFRQRPLDAGPYTFVWVDALVIKVREAGRTINVHALIAVGVNADGGREVLGLDVTSDEDGAGWLAFLRSLTARGLGGVRLVVSDAHRGLVGAVGAALPGASWQRCRTHYLRNLLAKVPKSAQPWVATLVRTVFDQPDTDEVHAQFARVLDSIAEKFPDAAEHLDAARDDLLAFTGFPRELWRQIWSNNPQERLNKEIRRRTDVVGIFPNRAAIIRLVGAVLAEQTDEWVEGRRYMGLDLLRKARLTPITTSQDTEAQQPAEIAA; this is encoded by the coding sequence ATGGCCGCAGACCCGAGTGTGAACGTTGCCGAGTTGCTGCGCGAGCATCTTCAATCGGCGAGCCCTGATCTATTGCGGGCGATGGTGAAAACCTTCGCTGACGTGCTGATGTCCGCTGAGGTCGACGCACTCTGCGGCGCCGAGTACGGCGAACGCAGCACCGAACGGACCAACTCCCGTAACGGCTACCGCCACCGCGACTGGGACACCCGAGCCGGCACCGTCGAGCTGGCCATCCCGAAACTGCGGTCGGGTTCGTATTTCCCGGACTGGCTGTTGCAGCACCGCCGCCGCGCCGAACAAGCCCTCGTCTCGGTGGTCGCGACCAGCTACCTGCTCGGAGTGTCGACCCGGCGGGTCGAGAAGCTCGTCGAGCAACTCGGCATCAAACAGCTGTCCAAGTCGCAGGTCTCGGAGATGGCCCGGCACCTCGACGCGCAAGTCGAAGCGTTCCGCCAGCGGCCCCTCGATGCCGGCCCTTACACGTTCGTCTGGGTCGACGCGCTGGTCATCAAGGTCCGCGAGGCCGGCCGCACCATCAACGTCCACGCCCTGATCGCGGTCGGTGTCAACGCCGATGGCGGCCGTGAGGTCCTCGGCCTGGACGTCACCAGTGACGAGGACGGTGCCGGCTGGCTGGCGTTCCTGCGCTCGCTGACAGCCCGCGGCCTGGGCGGGGTCCGCCTCGTGGTCTCCGACGCTCACCGCGGTCTGGTCGGTGCCGTCGGCGCGGCGTTGCCAGGTGCGTCCTGGCAACGATGCCGCACCCACTACCTGCGCAACCTGCTCGCCAAAGTCCCCAAGAGCGCGCAGCCGTGGGTGGCCACCCTGGTCCGCACGGTCTTCGACCAGCCCGACACCGACGAGGTCCACGCCCAGTTCGCCCGCGTGCTCGACAGCATCGCCGAGAAGTTCCCCGACGCCGCCGAGCACCTCGACGCCGCCCGCGATGACCTGCTCGCCTTCACCGGTTTCCCGCGCGAGCTCTGGCGCCAGATCTGGTCCAACAATCCCCAAGAACGGCTCAACAAGGAGATCCGCCGCCGCACCGACGTCGTCGGGATCTTCCCGAACCGGGCCGCGATCATCCGCCTCGTCGGTGCGGTCCTGGCCGAACAAACCGATGAATGGGTCGAAGGCCGCCGCTACATGGGCCTGGACCTGCTCCGCAAAGCACGACTCACACCCATCACCACCAGCCAAGACACTGAAGCGCAACAGCCCGCCGAGATCGCCGCATAG